The window ATATTCACAACAAAGTCACtacataaagtcataaatatctcactgtaaacaaaatgtcaatagaataaataacaatcctgagtgaagtttataaatgaTCATTAATGAGGAACAAAGACATCAGATAGTAtcaggccatgtccacattaacccgttttcacctgttttcaaataaaaacctcattccttttgtcctctgtcctcctgtcgtTGTGGGTGGTGAGCTTGTGCAAACATAGAATATATATTGACTTTTTCTCGCAAATGATTTTTTTGCACTAACAGTGACGAGCGAAGTTGTCATCAACTCTAGTAAtcttcacttcacctggttcacttcaGGCTCTACTACTTcactttctgtatttgtgtctatgtgtgtgtgtagttgaaCGGCTCAGCCCCGACAGATGGCGTGATAGAAAAtgacaccaaaacattttttttaaagtactaataaaaAAGCACCTGTAAAGCAGAGCTTATCAATACTCCAGTCTTTAAATTATGTAGCACTGGGACTCTGTTTAATACAAAGTTTTGGTACCCTTCCCTACCTTTAGGTTATGAAAAAacgcattgtttttttttaattgaaatgtaaaatctAAGGGCCTGTGTCCAAATAGCGCTTTTTTCTGGTAGAAAAGCGCCCACAGGCCGCTGGGCAGGTTTCAACCcagcatttctttaaaaaagcgCTCAGAGTTTCTTTGACAACAATATCTTGACAATATATATCACCACTCTAACCAACCTTGTATGATAAACTAGCATCGCCCTTTGCTTTGTATTATCTATTTAGGCTACTATCTTTTTGCAACAAATGGAGGATGTCTGCTACTTACTTTGTATGGCCCAGCTTGTCCAAGTTCAGTCTGACAGACGTAATGTTAGAGCAAGACGCATGATAATAAAAGCACCGATCTGCTCCCACAAATGGGCTTTTGGACTTTATTACGAGTATCTGCCCAAAATATAAAGTTCAGGATAGACAGACACGGACAAAATAAGCTCACAAAAAAGACGCTGGGTCCAGCCCCTTTTCTCTGGGCAGCCGCATACACTTTCACTGTTGCTCAGAAAAAGGCGCTTTGTAGACACAGACCCCAACGTAACATAACAAATTATAGATTGATTATAAGATCTTCCTCCTTCCCCAAGTATAGTCTAATACAATATTTGTAGCCCTATTATGCTGTTGCGTGTTGTTTGCATGGCGCTCTATTGATTCTCACCTCTATGTAGGAGTGCTCTCTGTCAGGTCTCTTTGGGGGGAACGACAGATCCAAAAAGTCCACCAAGTAGTCGCAGCCGTCAGCAAGGGGCGCAAAGTTGTCATCTGTCTCAATCATCTTGAATATACACGTTTATAcgacatttgcattttgttttattatacgACATTTGCATTTCGTCAAACAGACATCAATTatgaaaaagcaacagaaaGAAAGTAAGAGAGAGTCAGCCAGTAGGACCAGTTTTTTAGTTCGTAATAAGTTCACTACCCACGGACTGGGGCTTTTGAAAGAAAGCATCAGAAAAACCACTCAGAGCTGGAAGACAAGAGGTGATGAGGAATCCGAGGCCGGGCGCCATCTTTTTAAATCTCAACGTAGCTTCATTTGACCTCCCCATTTGGTTTCATGTCCCCGCTAGCATGGCTCTGGGGATAGCAATGTTGGTCTGTTGGTCAGccggtccaccactttggtccagactgaaatagtTTAACAGCTATTAGATTTTAGATTTCTACAGATTGTGTAAACTCATATATGGTCCTAAGAGGATTAATCTTTATAACTTTTTGTAATCCCCAACTTTTCTTCTAGCACCACCAAGAGTTCAAAATTTAAATATGTCCCATATTTTATCTCCGAATACCAGCTGAACTTCTGACATTCCCATGAGTGACATCAGCCTTAGTCTTAATTTGCAattgtgagcatgctaacatgctgaacTAAAATGGAGAGCAGTGTAAACATTATATTAGCATATGTTAAGACAAGGACTTTGTatagaagttgttttttaaaccattaAGAGTGACTCAGTTTTTCTCCAACCTCATTTTGAACACAATAAAACTTGTATCAAACCCAGAGGCCAGGGCTGCCAGATTTCCAATTTAGTTTGGTGTTAGATTTGGTATTGGTGAAGTTTAAGGTCAAGAGAAGgttaggagaaaaaaatgaaggaagtAGAATGTGACAGGAAATAAGTTGAGAAAGGAGGGATGGCGAGCAAAAGTCACCGGCTGGAATTGACCTAGGGATGTTGCAGTTACAGCAGGCCAGGACTCTTTCACACCACAACTCTTAATTAGAACAAAGCACCAGAATCAAGTTAATTAAACCACATTATTATGCTACAGTGCTCAGGAAAGTTTTTGCTAAAGAAGAGCCAAAAAGTGTACCCGATAGATGCTTCAAAAGTTCAGAGAAGATTTTTTCTTGTCATGTTTATTTACCCGCACAACAAGGTTGTAGTTTTGGAAGCCTGCCCAAGTGTAGTAGAACTGGGTCCAGCTTTGATGTTTAAATATCTCACAGCTGATGGCGCTGTTCAGTTTATCCACATACAAGTCGAAATCCCAACTGTCCTTGTAGATTTTTGCGCTGGCTGGAGGATTGGTGATGGCCTCACTATGTTTGGTCGTGTATTAAAGGAAATATTCACATGAAAATAAGATGAAACGTATTCGTTTTCATTTGTGCCTTTTATAGGATCATTTCAATATGGCTGTTTTTTTGGTAGTTTGGCCGTCATTCCTATTGGTAATAATAACATTGTAGTCACCAAGTTAactgaccctttgctaagcccaGAAcgccttagttactgttgctaagTCTGTCAAGCTTTCCGTTCTCCCATGCCACTCTTGCAGTTCATAGTGATAGCAGTGGAAATATTCCCACTAAAAATTCTAATTAATGTTTTAACAATGCATTGATTTCAGACAAAAGTGTCTAATtctgacttgacttgacttcaGGGAAGTAAAGAAGAGTTTGGTTATAATGTTAGTATATCCAAAATCCAGCTGCAAAAAGTGAACGGCAGTCAATGAGCCGAGGGCCTGTAATGGCCCGCTGCAGACAACATACTGGACTCAGTCCCCAGAAGCCTGAAACCAGGCCTTTATTCTAGTTTGTTAGTGCCAACATGTTCCAACATCTCAGACATAGAACGTTATTATACCAAGTAGAAATGATGGCCAAAACTAAACCAACTGTTTGAACACTGCACTCAGTCAGGACGTTTCTACAAGAAAATCACTTAACATATATGTCAGCATATATGTTCAGTGATTTTCTTGTAGAAATGTCCTGGCTgagtacatttacatttactacAGTACATTTGTTGCTTGAGGGGTTGTTAACCTGTTAGTGGGGTCTCTCAGAGCCAGGCCAAGGTCCAGCACAGCACCTGGCTTGGGGGTCCATGTCTTGATGTCCGGTGCAAACTTATTGATGAGCGCATTGAGGTCCTCGGGACTGTTCTTCACATTTGTTTCCCTTATGTATctgtacacacaaacagttgagacatagacaaacagaaaactgtACAAGGAACCAAGAATACCACTTAGTTCCTGCTCAGCAGTTAGAATTactatttattcatattatagtttatttacaGAGATAAGCTGCATATAAATTCTTGACCAAGTCTTATATGGCGCTAAATATACCTGCTGCATCAACTCTGACCCCATTGAAATATGAAGGCCATTCAAACAGATGTATCCTTGGCTGTAGTGCATTTATCATCCACTGTTATTGTACAGATCTTGGCCAACCCCTCTGTACAAACCCTACCTGTCTGATGGATGAGCCTCCACAAAAAAGCCAGCGAACGGGCAGTAGATTGCCGGCTGCAGGGACTTCACCAGCAGAGCTTTGTAGTTCAGCAGCTTCTTCCTTTCGTTCTTGATAAACCCTGCCTTCCAGGAATCTGGGCACAGACATAAAGATGATGGTGTTATCAACTGAATGTCAGCAGTGTGGTACATACTGACCTTGGGTATACTGCACTGATAATTagtaatatttgttttctttatatttcagtttagTTCAGTTCAGAGATAGTTATCTACAGCTTAACTTAAAAGACACCTTCCATTTTTTAACTTACATGGTTAATATGAACCTCTGAAGgtataaacatgaaaacatgtagTAACCAATATAGTAACCAATGTGTAGTCTATGGTGCATTCAGAATTGGCGTGATCACATTTTAGAAATCAAAAGCAACATAACATTTCTTATATATAAAGTGTTCAATGTCTATATTGCACCCTGACTTTAAGCAATGGAATTTTAAACCTGTCACAAagatgtgtgtgtaaactgaGGTTTAAACTCAAATTTTGTTGCGTTGAGCAGTGAAGTGAGCCTCACCACTGTATTTCCCGCCACTGAAGGTCATGGGGAATCCAGATGCACCCCCAGCGAAGTCGCTCATCATTAAGTCCACACTCTGTGGTAACCTGCCCCCATTTGGCCTGGTGCAGTCCACAGTGTTCAGGATCATGTGACCTGCAatcaacacacattttaacaattcCATCACATGTATGTTTTAGTCCACAACTTGTAATTAATATATGAAAAGCACTGAAAAGCATGCACCTTTATAGTCAACAATGATGCAGGTGTCAATTTCAGGATGCACTCCATCCATCAGGATCATGAACCTCAGGTCTTTGTCAATCTGATGGAGACCAAGGGTCAGGGTAATGGAAATCACTATACTGTTATTAGTCACAAGAATAGAATAATTACAATGTTGACTGTAGCAGAGTAATTTCATTTCTATGTCcttacaacaaaaaacattctatGAAAGAGTTATCCCCGTTGCCCTTTGACCAGTTGTGAGCAGCAATGACTAACATTTTTCCAGATACCAAAAGGAACAATGTTGATGTTGGTTAGCTTGACTTGGCTTTGCTCCAAATACCTGTTGCATCAAGAGAGAGACAtgtgacatatttttatttattacaaaatttaaagaatatgttttacaataataatgGATTAAACCGAGCTCCATCACTTTACTAACCAAAAGACAGGTCTCGATGTGTCACCAACATAAATGGGGATATCTGGCCTCCGCTCTGACAAGACTTTCAGTGTGGGGTAGCTAAAAAATATGCAGGACAGGtcaataaacattgttttaaaaaaagtctgaatgtTGACGCCCTTtaaagttcaattcaattcccTAACCTCTATCAAGGAAAACAAGCGTTAACTGATCGAGGCGCCATTCCACAAGGCAGCCCCCTCCCTCTGACATCCCTCCATACATTAATGCATGCGTATAGGACGGTGCATATGTGTATTTCGTGCACAAAGCCACATGGTTTTCACCTGACCAAAACAAAGAGTAATTTGCATCCACAGACCACAACCTCTTGAAAGGCAAGCTCAATCTTTATTGCAGAAACAATGAGGAGAAGCTCCAGATATAACATCAGACTACTCCAGGACAGAACTgacagaacagacagaacagTAGACAGACCAATCACAGACATGAATGGAAATGTGCTCAATGTCAAGGATGCCCAGCTGAAGAGGTGGGCTGAACACTTCTGGGAGCTCCAGAACCAGCAGAACCTACAGACCTACAGCCAGCAGCACAACCCCTCTATGAGCACAAACACGCCAAGCACAGTGGAAATCAAACACAGAAGAACGGAAAGCTCCCAGACCAGACGGCATTCAACCAGTAGCCTTGAAAGCCGACACACAAAGATCAACAGAGATGCTTTACACTTTATTTGGGCAAAACAGTGAATAAGTGACAATATCAGAAGACTGGGAAAAAGGTCACCTTAAAACATTCCCCAAGGAAATATGCCGAATTACAAAAGACTGTATTTTCAACACAAACGGAACAGGAGGAGGTTATTATACTTACTCCCTCACACAGTTCTCTTGGTAAATGTCAGTAATCTATGAGGTTGCAGACGACACAGACAATGTGTCGGCTTTGAAGGGGAAATGACAGACAAAGTTTACCTGAGGTGGTCAGAGTGCATATGGCTGATGTAGATGAGATCTGCTGAACACAGTCTGTCCAGGGAGTCTGCTGGAGGCTCATGTAGAAGCCACCAGCCTCTGGCAAATGCAGGACCCTTCAGCCACGGATCGCACATGAACCGCCTCTGTCCCAGCTTCAGCTCCATGCAGGCGTGGGTCAAGTACGTCACCTGGGTGGGAAGTTCACAATTCTGTGTCAAAATGGACGAGTCTGACAACCGTAATACACTGAATAGAGGTGGCTACGGCCCAAGTGAGGATACATAAAATGATGACCTCAGATGTGACTTCTGAGGATAATTCATAGGAAATATTTATCAGGCAggagtgtttgtctttttacaatatgtaaaatatttattacattttatttgtcatatcAATATTGTGTTGTAACTATGCAATACAGATATATATaccttttatttaagtaaataagGTTACAAATCAATGTTCATTTTCAGGATCATATtggtattttgggtttctactaaaaacatgtttacatgcattaatgttcatattgtcagtctgaatatacctgtattcaccctctgtctgacacttgagtggggttattgaatactcTGAAGACTTATACAGTGTTATTCCGACCTACAGAGAATTATTGTAAGACACTTAGTATCTGTTTGTGACCAAGTATTTATGACTTGATCTGTGAAAACAGGTTTGACCTGTTCCTAGATACTATACACTtgtttatatgtatacatgtatgtatataaatatttatatatacatattatgtTTATATCCATGATGGCGTTGTTGTAGTGTAAAGTTGAGTCTGATAAAGAGCACTTGTGCTCAGTGTGCATTGCAGAGTGCGTTCTAGATTGTGTGAGCAGCATGATACATACTTTCACTTCACCTTCCTGGAGCTCCACAGGCTCTCGAGGCTCAGCCAGCCAGGGGTCAACGGGGCTCTCCTCGACCAACTGAAGCCCCCCATCATCCAAAAGCTCTACCTCTGTAAGTGACATATCATATATACTCATGCTCTGGATATGCAGCAGTCAGTTTCTGCTTTCTCCTgtcaagtttattttattttggctcAAACCTCCAATTTTTCTGGAGCTGTGCATACTCAAATGTTACTGAATAAATCAAGCATTCACAGATTTTCAGGAAAAGAGCAGGGAGAGCATGATCTACGTGTTATCTGCATACTAAGAGTAAGGGTACTTGGGTTGTCTCCTACCTCACTCAAACTTACCGAGCTCGTCCTGCAGGAAGCTGTCTGGGGGATTCACATATTTCATTGATGACACGTTTAACTTCCAGTTGTGCTTAGTGCATATAACAGTCCTGTGTGAACAGATCAGCCGCTCAGTACGGAAAAGTTCCACTGATACATCATATTCCCCGCTGTGTGCTAATTCTGCCAGAACCATCTCACCTGCCGTCCAGGTCTTCGATGTCTTTGATGAACAGGCCCCCTTGGTGTTTGCATTGGTTCTTGCATGCCTTAAGGCCATTGTCGCTCTTGAATATGATGTAACATTTACCGTCCTCTGGGTTTTTCTTGAAGTTGACTCCCTCTTTGAGTGAGCAGACTGTTTCAGCATCCAGAGCCAGCGCCACCTTTGCTCTTTGAGAAGTCATTTCCCCTAAACATTAGACACACGTTTTGCAaaattttcaaaatgaattttcaaaaaacacaaggGAGTTCGGGAGCCCTTTGAACAGTGTGTGACAGATTTCAACAAGACGACCTTTTGTACCGAGGTGTTtatgcgggacaccctggcagctgtacagctccttcagccaccggctgcttcacccccggtgtgtgaaggagaggtaccgcaggtccttccttcctgctgctgtctggctgcacaaccagctctgctcccagcagaccacatgacacatgacaataataatacaataattctAACGTTTGGAAGCAACTTAGCCATATGACAAACCCCGCACCATCTCGGTGGGAGAATAAGATACACTCCTGAGCCACATACCCAAACGTGTGATGTCAGGCAACTATAGCCAGCTGAATTTGGAATCATTACAGTAGGATTTGTGGCTAAGGGAGTGTTTTCCGTAGTTTGTTTGCAGGAACCGGTCACACCTAAGTTAAGGGAGTGGACTGAAACATACCTCTGGAGTATAGGAATGTGGTATGGGTAGATTAATCAATGGTGAACTCAACGGCACTTTGTGTTTCAGCAAGATTTCTGCTCATGTTCCAAACTTTATTCACATTCAAAATGATGACACGACGGGACTtgtgtggaaagaaaaatgCAACCGGTTCAACGACATGCACCACTGAAGCAAAACCAGCAATACACATGTCAAAGTTTCACTCACCAATGACGTTCACTTGAAGACAAAGTCCACCTTCCTGTCTTTTTGGATGAATTGTTCAATAATCCTGTCATAAAGCTGAtccttttctttaaacaatatttGATTCCGACTTGATCTCGGCTCTTGTCCACTTTCGAGGCGAGGCGAACCGAACATCACCTCCACCTGCCACCTCCACCTGCGACCACACCCTGTGACGTTTACATATGCTAATGAGGCGTTGTCTCATGGTAACAGTTGCTGACTCTGGGAGAACTAGTTAAATACACCTTAACgtgtgttttggatgttttctttgcGTTTATCTGAAAGAAGCCAAAATGAATCAGTGCATGAAAGACGATTTTTTTTTCCGCTTTAAACAAAAGactatacaataatataatctTGCCAATAGCCACTGTGCATTATGACAGCGTTTACTTTTCATACTAATGAACATACTAATACTTAACCCTGGTACTTTCAGGGTAATTACTGAAATTCTGGGTGCAGGACTTTCACTTAAGCAGGCTGATCAATTTCGCTGCCAACTAAAGCACAAACCTGGAACAATAAAtgcatatgtatttatgttaaagCGACCTGAGttagaaaaagagacagaataaCAGTTAGAAATCACCACCAAGAAGATGCGTCTTTATCTCAAGAGGACTTCTAATGTGTAATGCAGttctttttttagataaatcatttattgatattatttatttgtaatatgtAACAAGAAGTCACACATCCACTTACACTATggtattgtttttttgaaaggTGAAGGGATGAAATCGGTTCATCAGCAGGTGCACAGACATGCCAAAGCCTACATAGGAGcaagacacacagactttagGATTGTTTagcttcttttgttgttgtcttggGTATCTTTGTAGTCGCTACACATCTCTCTGTTGTTGTATGtctctttatggtcattttgcatctctttttagTTGCTTTTTGCGTCTTTGTACtcatttttgtgtctgtttttggtCCCTTTTTAtagtccatgtgtgtgtgtgtccatttggTCTTGTATCTCTgaagccagcagggggcagtcGCGGTATTTCCTAGATATGCTACAACCAGAGAAGACGTCAAAGGAGTAGTACCGGAAATTTCGGTACGtctcattcaaaataaaagcccaaaaGTCTTCATTCTCTAAAATTGGTGAATAATATGTTATGTATCTAATCATCGCACTCATTAAAAAACTAGTTGAGTATATGATCAATTGATAATGCCAttagatgtttatttttggACTCTAAGGTTATCGGTTACAAAGTAAGAGCAACATATAAGTGGGCTATAGGCAAATTAGATACTGTGTGAAGGTACAGTTGTGTCAAATTAGCCAGTACAGGCTTTTTTTCTCAGCACAGTCACGTAAGAAAAAAGTGCAGTCCCTATAATTCAGCAGTACTGAACTAAAGTGACATTTAGAGTAAAGAGCAGACATCCCAGCTCTTCCAATGCTGACTTGTATTGTGTATAATTCCACAATGTATAGCTCCACAAACCAGGGACGCAGAGCCTACAGGAATACTTCAACACACATACCCGCCACACCTAGCAGGGCATTAAGGCATCTCATTCTAGCGTGTGAACATCTGGCCCATTACTCCCAGAACATGTTTTCTCACGCTGCTTACACACCACTGGTTGCCTGACAACCTGGCAGTGAGGGACATCCCAGAAGTCCATGCTCCCAGTCTACAACTGCATTGTTTGTGCTCTCATGCCATCTGgaaaggggcggctgtggtgtagtggagagcaaggtagttctccaatcagaaggtcggtggttcgatacccggcttcagcagtcgatgtgtccttgggcaagacacttaaccccaagttgctcctgaaggcttgccatcggtgtggactggatgttgcatgaatgttagttagagtctgatggtggcaccttgcatggtagcctgtcatcagtgtgtgaatgggtgaatgatatgaatgatatgtaatatactactgactgtaagtcgctttggataaaagcgtctgctaaatgactgtaatgtaatgtaatgtaatgaaagcaATACAGAGTACAAGATTTAAAACAAGCTCTCACAGTCCTTGCACATCCATTGCTCCCTACAAATGTcataattcaattaaaacacactgccttcataattatttattgtattattacattacattacattacagtcatttagcagacgcttttatccaaagcgacttacaggaagtgtattcaacataggtattcaagagaactactagtcaccagaagtcataagtgcatctcctttcttaaacaagcatcttaaagcataaaccagagcaaaagtatagtgcagaggcaaattactacgaaaacaataattgcaacagactaatacgaatataataagtgctacaaactactacgaataggataagtgcagtaaacaaatacaaattcaataagtgcagcgaactgatacgaatacagtaagtgcagcaactaatacgagtgcattttgtattattgtataATAGAGTTTGAAATGATCATTAGCTTGGTTAataaactgctttaaaaaaaaaaaacaggcaattgtctagtttttcacttttattctgaaaacgCCCTTCCCGGAAGTCCAGGTTCTGTTATTGCAGGGACTCGGAGCACAGCTGTTCAGCCCACATTTAGCTCTCAGATATCACATAGTTGCACTGTGTGTTAGCCTGGCTGCTCTCCCGTCTCTTTAGCTCCCTCTTTCTTGGAGGATGGTTTTGTCAACATCACAACAAGTCGCCCTGGCGTTCACGGCCGTGCTCCTCACGTTCGTCGTGCTGCCCAGGATGTTCGGCGTCGGCGGCGGGACCGGGGCGAAGGAAACCAGATTTGACCCCCGTTACACCAAAAAAGGTAGGGTCCCTACATGTGTCCCTTTTGACTTGAGCGCACAATTCTCTCTAATTTGCACCAGCTATCGCGATGACTGACAAGTTCAGATCACGTTAGGAGACTACATGCACAGTTTATGGGTTGTTGTGATCCTGCACTGATGTTCTGCGCCATTAAAGTCCATCTATTAAAGGAACAATGCAACGAAAAACAGTTAGACAGTAAAGTCAGTGTCTTCAAATCTGTAAATAAGCACTGATTTAATCTAACAAGAAGTTATAGAGTGCAtctatatttattcattatttttatttacctcTATACGTTGTATCCCACACTTGGattatcagagagagagagacaaattcAGAGTAAAGGAATATCCTATCTGGCATGGGTTTCTTCCTTGCTGCCAGGTGTGGGCTGTCAGCTGTGGGTCATCTGTTGCATGATGTCAAATTTTCAGGGACACGATGGATGTCAAAGGGGACAAACTCAAGTGTACTGGGTTGTTTGGGTCCCAAGGAAACCATTGCAGTTAGCTGTGTTGGGCATTAGATGTTCTGGATCACACTTTCAAGGAGTAgaagttacatttaaataatttttcttTTCGTAAACCACCTTGACCAtaaaagtaacataaaaaagtTATGCATGTCATGTTGCACAAGGGGAATTATTAGTTCCCCTCCAAATTAGCTCAGCTGTCCCATTTTTGATTTACAAATTTGTTgagtaaatgtaaaagtaaaatcacaatatttttcCTAGATTAAGACATATATGGTATCACATATTAATCTGGCGGAACCATTTACAAGCTGTGAAAAGCTGATGGAAAATGCAGAAATGCTCTGAGGTGCTGACGGAGAAATGCAGTGGCAGGTGATCATTCTTTGTTGGTTCATCACCTTTTCACCTTACACAATCCATCAATTGTtaacataaaatattgattgaagTAGTGTAATAATCTATATACCTCTCTGCTTGGAGGTCACTGGGATCATTTAACTGAATGAAAGA is drawn from Anoplopoma fimbria isolate UVic2021 breed Golden Eagle Sablefish chromosome 23, Afim_UVic_2022, whole genome shotgun sequence and contains these coding sequences:
- the cmah gene encoding cytidine monophosphate-N-acetylneuraminic acid hydroxylase; translation: MTSQRAKVALALDAETVCSLKEGVNFKKNPEDGKCYIIFKSDNGLKACKNQCKHQGGLFIKDIEDLDGRTVICTKHNWKLNVSSMKYVNPPDSFLQDELEVELLDDGGLQLVEESPVDPWLAEPREPVELQEGEVKVTYLTHACMELKLGQRRFMCDPWLKGPAFARGWWLLHEPPADSLDRLCSADLIYISHMHSDHLSYPTLKVLSERRPDIPIYVGDTSRPVFWYLEQSQVKLTNINIVPFGIWKNIDKDLRFMILMDGVHPEIDTCIIVDYKGHMILNTVDCTRPNGGRLPQSVDLMMSDFAGGASGFPMTFSGGKYSDSWKAGFIKNERKKLLNYKALLVKSLQPAIYCPFAGFFVEAHPSDRYIRETNVKNSPEDLNALINKFAPDIKTWTPKPGAVLDLGLALRDPTNSEAITNPPASAKIYKDSWDFDLYVDKLNSAISCEIFKHQSWTQFYYTWAGFQNYNLVVRMIETDDNFAPLADGCDYLVDFLDLSFPPKRPDREHSYIEIKNRIGVMRYVVLHGLLWDDLYIGFQNRISRDPDVYHHKFWNHFQTELPVHRPDWDQFLQQETSIQDPDAPLWSQGANCVLS